One Chloroflexota bacterium DNA window includes the following coding sequences:
- a CDS encoding aldehyde ferredoxin oxidoreductase: MNIWRINTQTQDYRIDPVQNGWEKLGGRGLLARILLTEVEPTCEPLGPRNKLIFAPGLLVGHMLSSLDRISIGGKSPLTGGIKEANAGGRTGLQLAQLGIHALIIEDQPQSEGWWTIHLSKAGIRFEDASHLVGLGVFESAKQLAQEFGSEAAIALIGPGGEMGLASAGIQNNDNDGLPARIAARGGLGAVMGSKRIKAIVIDASDGEKPPIADLPAFRAAQKMYNKALVSHPQTKTYADYGTAAMTNLTNHFGALPTLNFSSGEFEAAEKISGEYMRDLLLQRGGESDTTHACMAGCAIRCSNNYGGADGKSLVSPLEYETIGLMGSNLGIDDLDTVALLNWAVNDLGLDSIEVGAALGVAADAGLLEWGDGGRALELISEIREGTPLGRILGSGATTTGRVLGVERVPAAKGQAISAYDPRAIKGTGVTYATSPQGADHTAGLTIRAQVDHTKPEGQAALSRGAQINMAGYDTLGACIFAGFGFAAAPPETIAFLLNARYGWNVGNDILQVLGRETLELEREFNRRAGFTAAHDRLPEWLTREPLPPTGAVFDISEEDLDSVFDW, encoded by the coding sequence ATGAACATCTGGCGTATTAACACCCAAACACAAGATTATCGTATCGACCCCGTCCAAAATGGTTGGGAAAAACTCGGTGGGCGCGGGCTTCTGGCGCGCATTCTGCTCACTGAAGTTGAGCCTACCTGCGAGCCGCTTGGCCCGCGCAACAAACTCATCTTTGCGCCCGGACTGCTGGTGGGGCATATGCTCTCATCACTGGATCGTATCTCGATTGGTGGTAAAAGCCCGCTCACCGGGGGCATCAAGGAGGCCAACGCCGGAGGACGCACGGGGCTGCAACTTGCCCAATTGGGAATCCACGCCTTGATTATTGAAGATCAACCCCAGAGCGAAGGTTGGTGGACGATCCACCTCTCAAAAGCTGGCATCCGCTTTGAGGATGCCTCTCACCTGGTTGGCCTGGGCGTTTTTGAATCCGCAAAACAACTCGCCCAAGAATTTGGCTCCGAAGCGGCTATCGCGCTAATTGGCCCCGGTGGCGAGATGGGACTGGCCTCGGCGGGCATCCAAAATAACGATAATGATGGCCTGCCCGCGCGCATTGCCGCCCGCGGCGGCCTGGGCGCGGTGATGGGCTCCAAGCGCATTAAAGCGATTGTGATTGACGCTTCCGATGGCGAGAAGCCGCCGATTGCCGACCTGCCTGCTTTCCGTGCGGCCCAAAAAATGTACAACAAGGCGCTTGTAAGTCACCCACAGACCAAAACCTACGCTGATTATGGCACCGCCGCAATGACCAATCTGACCAACCATTTCGGCGCGTTGCCCACGCTCAATTTTTCCAGCGGCGAGTTTGAAGCCGCCGAGAAGATCAGTGGCGAGTATATGCGTGATTTGCTGCTGCAACGCGGCGGCGAAAGCGATACAACCCACGCCTGTATGGCGGGTTGCGCCATACGCTGCTCGAATAATTACGGCGGCGCAGATGGCAAATCGCTGGTTTCACCGCTCGAGTACGAGACCATCGGCCTGATGGGTTCCAACCTGGGGATTGACGATTTGGATACTGTGGCGCTTTTGAATTGGGCAGTTAACGATCTGGGTTTGGATTCCATCGAAGTGGGCGCCGCGTTAGGTGTCGCGGCAGATGCCGGTCTGCTCGAATGGGGGGATGGCGGACGCGCTCTAGAGTTGATCAGCGAAATTCGAGAGGGTACTCCCCTCGGGCGGATTTTGGGCAGCGGGGCTACCACTACCGGGCGTGTCCTGGGCGTGGAGCGGGTTCCTGCCGCCAAAGGCCAGGCTATTTCAGCCTACGATCCGCGCGCCATCAAGGGCACTGGTGTGACCTACGCCACCTCGCCCCAGGGTGCAGACCACACTGCCGGGCTGACGATCCGCGCCCAGGTGGATCATACCAAGCCAGAGGGACAGGCGGCGCTCTCGCGCGGCGCGCAGATCAATATGGCTGGCTACGACACCCTGGGAGCCTGCATCTTCGCCGGGTTCGGCTTCGCCGCCGCGCCCCCGGAGACGATTGCCTTCCTGCTCAACGCCCGCTACGGCTGGAACGTTGGCAACGATATTTTGCAAGTGTTGGGCCGCGAGACGCTGGAACTGGAGCGCGAATTTAATCGCCGCGCCGGGTTTACTGCCGCCCATGACCGCCTGCCCGAATGGCTGACCCGTGAGCCGTTGCCGCCCACGGGCGCTGTTTTTGATATAAGCGAAGAAGATTTGGATAGTGTGTTTGACTGGTAA